Proteins encoded by one window of Anaerobacillus sp. CMMVII:
- a CDS encoding MFS transporter: MTSRELFHFKNSRTKTLHLTWIAFFISFFAWFNMAPLAGTMVESVGWLTKDHMAALAIINVALTIPARIVIGMLLDKYGPRRVFSILLIVMAFPTFMFAFGDTWMQLFISRLLLSSIGASFVVGIRMVSEWFPPKSVGFAEGFYAGWGNFGSAAAAIVLPWVAITMFGGDDGWRYAIAFSGIACLIYGIIYWFVVSDTPEGKIYQKPRKTAAMEVSTYSDMVQLIMWTVPLVGALGLLSWRLKDLGFLSEQALYIIYAVLIVVLVYQILQIIRVNLPILRAGVPEDDKYKFKNVAALNTTYFANFGAELAIVSMLPLFFLSTFGLTATAAGLIASSFAFVNLFARPFGGWLSDKMTSRKESCLSICLELGWDLLEWE, from the coding sequence ATGACAAGTAGAGAATTGTTCCACTTTAAAAATTCGCGTACGAAAACATTACACTTAACATGGATTGCATTTTTTATTTCGTTCTTTGCTTGGTTTAATATGGCACCGCTTGCAGGAACGATGGTTGAGTCAGTAGGGTGGTTAACTAAAGATCATATGGCAGCACTGGCAATTATAAATGTTGCATTAACAATTCCGGCTCGAATTGTTATCGGTATGTTACTCGATAAATATGGTCCGAGAAGAGTTTTTTCAATTTTGCTAATTGTTATGGCGTTTCCTACATTTATGTTTGCATTTGGTGATACATGGATGCAATTATTTATCTCACGTTTATTATTAAGTTCAATTGGTGCTAGTTTTGTAGTAGGTATTCGAATGGTATCAGAATGGTTTCCTCCAAAGAGTGTAGGCTTTGCAGAAGGCTTTTATGCAGGGTGGGGAAATTTCGGATCAGCTGCAGCTGCTATTGTCCTGCCGTGGGTTGCTATAACGATGTTCGGTGGTGACGATGGCTGGCGCTATGCGATCGCTTTCAGTGGTATAGCTTGCTTGATTTATGGTATTATTTATTGGTTTGTTGTGAGCGACACTCCAGAAGGGAAAATCTATCAAAAACCAAGAAAAACTGCGGCAATGGAAGTAAGTACTTATAGCGATATGGTACAATTAATCATGTGGACAGTCCCATTAGTTGGTGCGTTAGGATTGCTTTCGTGGCGATTAAAAGATTTGGGTTTCCTTTCCGAACAAGCTTTGTATATTATTTATGCAGTTTTAATAGTTGTTTTAGTGTATCAGATTTTGCAAATTATACGAGTGAATTTACCAATTTTAAGAGCTGGTGTACCAGAAGATGATAAATATAAATTTAAAAATGTTGCTGCACTAAACACTACATATTTTGCAAACTTTGGAGCGGAATTAGCGATTGTTTCAATGTTGCCATTATTCTTTTTATCCACATTCGGTCTCACGGCTACAGCTGCAGGGTTAATTGCCTCATCATTTGCATTTGTTAATTTATTTGCAAGGCCTTTCGGTGGTTGGCTTTCCGATAAAATGACAAGTCGAAAAGAGTCATGCTTATCTATATGTTTGGAATTGGGTTGGGACTTATTGGAATGGGAATGA
- a CDS encoding NarK family nitrate/nitrite MFS transporter, which yields MARITRWEPENEQFWEAEGKRHATRNLWISIPALLLAFAVWQIWSVTAASLNDIGFNFTKSELFTLAALPGLTGATLRIFYTFVVPIFGGRNWTIISTASLLIPAIGIGIAVQNPETSFMTMAILAALCGLGGGNFASSMSNISFFYPKKAKGTALGLNAGIGNLGVSAVQFLAPLVVTIGIFGAVAGNPQVLSDGTQVWVQNAAFVWVIPIILTVIAAIFGMDNLPGTNASIKEQAVIFKNKHTWIMTWLYVMCFGSFIGYSAAFPLLIRTEFPEVNALQFAFLGPLVGALIRPVGGWVSDKVGGAIVTFIDIIVMIAATIGVIYFYNLGNFNGFLIMFLILFVTTGIANGSTFRMIPYIFNNQKEAAAVIGWTSAIGAYGAFLIPKIFGWSIDTTGMANTALYIFIVYYAISLVITWYFYSRKDAEVKC from the coding sequence ATGGCAAGGATCACAAGATGGGAGCCTGAAAACGAACAATTTTGGGAAGCTGAAGGAAAACGACATGCAACTCGAAATTTATGGATCTCAATTCCTGCATTACTTTTGGCTTTTGCTGTATGGCAAATTTGGTCAGTTACTGCAGCAAGCTTAAATGATATTGGCTTTAATTTTACAAAATCTGAATTATTTACTTTAGCAGCACTTCCAGGTCTAACTGGTGCAACACTTCGTATTTTCTACACATTTGTTGTTCCTATTTTTGGAGGCCGTAACTGGACTATTATCAGTACAGCATCACTACTTATTCCAGCAATAGGTATTGGTATTGCTGTACAAAACCCAGAAACATCTTTTATGACGATGGCGATTTTAGCTGCTCTTTGTGGGCTTGGAGGAGGGAATTTTGCTTCTTCAATGTCTAATATCAGCTTTTTCTATCCAAAGAAAGCAAAAGGAACAGCGCTTGGCTTAAATGCAGGAATCGGAAATTTAGGAGTAAGTGCCGTACAATTTTTAGCTCCGTTAGTTGTAACAATTGGGATTTTTGGAGCTGTAGCAGGAAATCCTCAGGTTTTATCAGATGGTACACAAGTATGGGTTCAAAATGCAGCTTTTGTTTGGGTAATTCCAATTATTCTAACAGTGATTGCAGCAATCTTTGGAATGGATAATCTACCAGGAACCAACGCTTCAATTAAAGAGCAAGCGGTAATTTTTAAGAATAAACATACATGGATCATGACTTGGCTATACGTAATGTGTTTTGGATCATTTATTGGTTATTCAGCGGCATTCCCACTTCTCATAAGAACTGAATTTCCAGAAGTTAATGCCTTACAATTTGCTTTCTTAGGACCACTAGTAGGTGCATTAATTAGACCTGTAGGTGGATGGGTTTCAGATAAAGTGGGAGGAGCTATCGTCACATTTATTGATATTATTGTGATGATTGCAGCCACAATTGGAGTAATTTACTTCTATAATTTAGGAAATTTCAATGGATTCTTAATCATGTTCCTAATCCTTTTTGTCACAACAGGTATTGCAAATGGTTCAACATTTAGAATGATTCCTTATATTTTCAACAATCAAAAAGAGGCAGCGGCTGTAATCGGTTGGACATCGGCTATTGGGGCGTATGGAGCATTCTTAATTCCGAAGATCTTTGGTTGGTCTATCGACACGACTGGAATGGCAAACACTGCTTTATATATCTTTATTGTTTACTATGCAATAAGTTTAGTAATTACATGGTATTTCTACTCAAGAAAAGATGCAGAAGTAAAGTGTTAA
- a CDS encoding YjzC family protein — protein sequence MGQSRQFTHGQKAPNNGIYVEIGETGDMVQNPKSVKLKAGDSFPETSNQNRKWTYKSKFGR from the coding sequence ATGGGACAAAGTCGACAATTTACTCACGGTCAAAAAGCACCTAACAATGGTATTTATGTAGAAATTGGAGAAACAGGTGATATGGTACAAAATCCGAAAAGTGTAAAGCTTAAAGCTGGAGATTCTTTTCCTGAAACAAGTAATCAAAATCGAAAATGGACATATAAAAGTAAATTCGGACGGTAA
- a CDS encoding NAD(P)-dependent oxidoreductase — MNKIIVTGALGFIGFSLCQRLLEKGFEVIGIDGMVEENLTDLYEEKLLWLGRNSSFTFLNEKLEEVDLNAIFTDINVVYHLAAATSKDRKWNDLRTTIEDNVDVTGKIIAACANRIKLIFTSSTQVYGERTGIITERTPLNPNTPYSLTKMAAESLIKAKCNEFAVPYVIFRLPTIYGPWQRIDMTYSKLIVEQMTHSSKVIEDDRVTEDILYIDDILDTLVKAGIEENCKNEVYNIASGKVNEWYRGKAIICNDFSIIPTDQRLQVSISNDKVVSQLGFKVTTNLEDGLAAQKEHMQRYKHLYVK, encoded by the coding sequence ATGAATAAAATTATTGTTACTGGCGCCCTAGGTTTTATCGGCTTTTCTTTATGTCAACGACTTTTAGAAAAGGGCTTTGAAGTTATTGGCATTGATGGTATGGTGGAAGAAAACCTTACTGATTTATACGAAGAAAAACTACTATGGCTTGGAAGAAACTCTTCGTTTACTTTTCTAAATGAAAAGTTGGAAGAAGTAGATTTGAACGCAATATTTACAGATATAAATGTTGTTTACCACCTTGCTGCAGCAACGAGTAAAGATCGAAAGTGGAATGACCTTAGAACCACAATAGAAGATAATGTTGATGTAACAGGTAAGATTATCGCCGCTTGTGCTAACAGGATAAAACTCATCTTCACTTCTTCAACTCAAGTATACGGTGAAAGAACCGGAATAATAACAGAAAGAACTCCTTTAAACCCAAATACTCCTTATAGTCTGACAAAAATGGCGGCAGAATCACTAATAAAGGCTAAATGTAATGAATTTGCTGTTCCTTACGTAATATTCCGCCTACCAACAATTTATGGACCTTGGCAGAGAATTGATATGACATATAGCAAATTAATTGTTGAGCAAATGACTCATTCATCAAAAGTAATTGAGGATGATCGAGTGACGGAAGATATTTTGTATATTGATGATATTCTTGATACACTAGTAAAAGCAGGAATAGAGGAAAATTGTAAAAATGAAGTCTATAATATTGCTAGTGGAAAAGTAAATGAGTGGTATCGAGGAAAGGCGATCATTTGTAACGACTTCAGTATCATACCAACGGACCAGAGACTACAAGTATCAATAAGTAATGATAAAGTTGTCTCACAGTTAGGTTTCAAAGTCACCACAAACTTGGAAGATGGTTTAGCTGCACAAAAAGAACATATGCAAAGGTATAAGCATTTGTATGTTAAGTAA
- a CDS encoding Rieske 2Fe-2S domain-containing protein has translation MTEKKKLGRNQKDTNDDMINLVDNLNQKDDLKYNRRAFLKTAVGTSVALGAATIPFSVKAMLGIAEKDYERVEIAKLSDIPEGDSVTFYYPTESDPALLIHTVNGDLKAYNSACTHLMCPVFYEKTQDVLLCPCHAGYFDVNNGHPKAGPPQRELPLIEIEVDNGIVYAVGRQYRHG, from the coding sequence ATGACAGAAAAAAAGAAGTTAGGTCGCAATCAAAAAGATACTAACGATGACATGATTAATTTAGTGGATAATCTCAATCAAAAAGACGATTTAAAATATAACCGTCGTGCATTTTTAAAAACTGCAGTTGGAACATCGGTGGCTTTAGGTGCAGCAACTATTCCTTTTTCAGTTAAGGCAATGCTAGGGATAGCCGAAAAGGACTATGAAAGGGTTGAAATCGCTAAGCTTTCTGATATTCCAGAAGGTGATTCTGTGACATTTTATTACCCAACTGAAAGTGATCCTGCACTATTAATACACACCGTGAATGGTGATTTAAAAGCCTATAATAGTGCTTGTACTCATCTTATGTGCCCTGTTTTTTATGAGAAGACCCAGGACGTACTCTTATGTCCTTGCCATGCAGGTTATTTTGATGTGAACAATGGACATCCAAAAGCCGGACCTCCTCAACGTGAGCTTCCTTTGATTGAGATTGAAGTCGACAATGGAATTGTTTATGCAGTTGGGAGGCAGTATCGTCATGGGTAA
- a CDS encoding alpha/beta hydrolase: MKIRERFFLVGEEWTVIHLPNRPNGFAIIIIGDVNHFVRNNTSSWHQRPDQAKFIEELKQAGYTLVYSNLFGRHWGSDEACRHVKRLYDDVMKKEILNKKVHIISEGMGALVAAKLIPELKDAIRSVVMINPCLSLKDYFDQEKSNKLFYKRFLKELKKAYNLEEIELEQIISEMVIHNYQRMPIPTKIIHCMHATPYSLQSHVRPYEQFCNKDEKSVEVSIYLKSKPFHELATPTIQFLKKHQQQL, from the coding sequence ATGAAGATTAGAGAGAGATTTTTCTTAGTTGGAGAAGAGTGGACTGTCATTCATTTGCCTAACAGGCCGAATGGCTTTGCTATTATTATAATCGGAGATGTAAATCATTTTGTCCGAAACAATACAAGTTCTTGGCACCAGCGTCCGGATCAAGCTAAGTTTATTGAGGAGTTAAAACAAGCAGGTTATACGCTTGTTTATTCAAATTTATTCGGGAGACATTGGGGTAGTGATGAAGCTTGTAGACATGTTAAAAGACTTTATGATGATGTAATGAAGAAAGAAATTTTAAATAAAAAAGTTCATATTATTTCTGAAGGGATGGGAGCATTAGTAGCCGCGAAATTAATTCCCGAGTTAAAAGATGCCATCCGCTCAGTAGTGATGATTAATCCATGTTTAAGTTTAAAGGATTACTTTGATCAAGAAAAAAGTAATAAGCTATTTTATAAGCGTTTCTTAAAAGAGTTAAAGAAAGCCTATAATCTGGAGGAAATTGAACTTGAACAAATTATTTCGGAAATGGTGATTCATAATTATCAAAGGATGCCAATCCCGACGAAAATTATTCATTGCATGCATGCAACTCCTTATTCTTTACAAAGTCATGTTCGACCATACGAACAATTCTGTAACAAGGATGAAAAAAGTGTCGAGGTTTCAATTTATCTAAAATCAAAACCTTTTCATGAATTAGCAACACCTACTATTCAATTTCTAAAGAAGCATCAGCAGCAATTATAA
- a CDS encoding BMP family ABC transporter substrate-binding protein: MNVIRITVTIFLCLFIVGCSTVTETEVSPKVGLLLPHNIDDQGWNTKGYEGLLKIHASLNVDVFYKEEINSKEKAELAVAEFVDSGVNLIFGHGQLFAPFFMDLKDKYPNIHFITFNADVHGDNITSLHFEGYSMGFFAGMLASEMSEANTVGVLAAFPWQPEVDGFIDGALYQNSNVEVKVEYVSSWVDIEKALNLYNQMVTDGVDVFYPAGDGYHVAIIEEVKKHGLYVIGFVGDHSDLGQSTVLTSTIQHVDDLYELVTSKFLKGELGTGNKYYDFAEGVITLGNYSPEVPLELQNKIDTAINTYIETGKLPNE; encoded by the coding sequence ATGAATGTTATACGCATCACTGTTACGATATTCCTATGTTTATTCATTGTCGGTTGTTCAACAGTTACAGAAACAGAGGTAAGCCCAAAGGTTGGACTACTATTGCCTCACAATATCGATGATCAAGGCTGGAATACTAAGGGCTATGAAGGGCTCCTGAAAATTCACGCAAGCTTAAATGTTGATGTCTTTTATAAGGAAGAGATTAATTCAAAAGAAAAAGCAGAATTGGCAGTAGCAGAATTTGTTGATTCAGGTGTGAATTTGATTTTTGGACACGGGCAGTTATTTGCGCCATTTTTTATGGACTTGAAAGATAAATATCCTAATATACACTTTATCACTTTTAATGCCGATGTTCACGGTGATAATATTACTAGCCTACACTTTGAAGGTTATTCAATGGGCTTTTTCGCTGGAATGCTGGCAAGTGAAATGTCCGAAGCGAACACAGTTGGAGTCTTAGCAGCATTTCCATGGCAGCCGGAGGTTGATGGTTTTATTGATGGCGCTTTGTATCAAAATAGCAACGTTGAAGTAAAGGTAGAATATGTTTCAAGTTGGGTTGATATTGAAAAAGCCTTAAATTTATATAATCAAATGGTAACAGATGGTGTTGATGTTTTTTATCCGGCTGGTGATGGCTACCATGTTGCTATAATTGAAGAAGTAAAAAAGCATGGTTTATATGTCATTGGTTTTGTTGGAGATCATTCTGATTTAGGTCAATCGACTGTGTTAACCAGTACAATTCAACATGTAGACGATCTTTATGAATTAGTCACTTCAAAGTTTCTTAAAGGCGAGCTAGGGACTGGAAATAAATATTATGACTTTGCTGAGGGTGTTATCACACTTGGTAACTACAGTCCGGAAGTGCCTCTAGAACTACAGAATAAGATAGACACAGCTATCAATACATACATCGAAACTGGTAAATTACCAAATGAATAG
- a CDS encoding Crp/Fnr family transcriptional regulator: protein MKWFARHTQSTQAKFRDLILCGKTGAFYSTLIRFSNSYGVKSENGILINVQLTNQDIANYIGTTRESINRMLNDLKKDKVITVDKGFITIKDLEFLKDYLHCGDCPVEICTI, encoded by the coding sequence ATGAAGTGGTTTGCAAGGCATACTCAATCAACACAAGCTAAATTCCGTGATTTAATTCTCTGCGGAAAAACAGGTGCATTTTATTCAACATTAATCCGTTTTAGCAATTCTTATGGAGTTAAATCTGAAAACGGTATATTAATTAATGTCCAATTAACAAATCAAGACATTGCCAATTATATAGGGACTACTAGAGAAAGTATCAATCGGATGCTCAATGACTTGAAAAAAGACAAGGTTATAACTGTTGATAAAGGGTTTATTACGATTAAAGACCTTGAATTCTTAAAAGACTACTTACATTGCGGTGATTGTCCAGTAGAAATATGTACGATCTAG
- a CDS encoding YwiC-like family protein: MKWFIPREHGAWAMLIVPYLVGMFASKVTLSHLIFFVGVLAFYFASGPFLAYIRKPTLKKQVVPAFIIYIAIGLLFTLPILYMLPNIILIGIFIIPFFLLNIVFAKMKKERLFVNDLSAITALSFLVLIAYYIGNGTVEGKALILMLVTIIFFTASVFHVKTLIRERDNMEFLWKSHFFHGIMIPFIILLGLPMVAIAFFISTLKAWFMPKTRRYKPIQIGLIEIANSIIFVVLIGMFN, encoded by the coding sequence ATGAAATGGTTTATTCCAAGAGAACACGGAGCATGGGCGATGTTAATTGTGCCTTATTTAGTCGGCATGTTTGCAAGTAAGGTGACTTTGTCACATTTGATTTTCTTTGTGGGTGTATTAGCGTTTTACTTTGCTTCAGGACCATTTTTGGCATATATAAGAAAACCAACCCTGAAAAAACAAGTCGTGCCTGCGTTTATCATATATATTGCCATAGGATTGTTATTTACATTGCCGATCCTTTATATGTTACCTAATATTATCCTGATCGGTATCTTCATTATTCCATTTTTTCTTTTAAATATTGTTTTTGCAAAAATGAAAAAAGAACGATTATTTGTTAATGATCTATCAGCTATTACAGCATTGTCTTTCTTAGTATTAATTGCTTATTACATTGGAAATGGAACGGTTGAAGGAAAAGCATTAATTCTTATGTTAGTTACTATTATCTTTTTCACAGCTAGTGTTTTTCATGTAAAAACCTTGATTCGTGAAAGAGATAACATGGAATTTCTATGGAAATCTCATTTTTTCCATGGTATAATGATACCATTTATTATTTTATTAGGTTTGCCAATGGTAGCGATAGCTTTTTTCATTAGTACACTAAAGGCTTGGTTTATGCCAAAAACTCGGCGGTATAAACCGATTCAAATTGGCTTAATTGAAATCGCTAATAGTATCATATTTGTTGTCCTTATAGGAATGTTTAACTGA
- a CDS encoding 4Fe-4S dicluster domain-containing protein: MNKIMYLEFERCIGCRSCQAACRECGGHDAKERNYVEYVDFMESRQTYPMLCMQCKDPACARVCPANAIQITPEGVVLSAMEEKCIGCRNCTFGCPFGIPKFDFEENKMYKCDMCYDRTQHGISPMCASVCPSDAIRFIDFDEMQALRRRRTQMNLIEGKKPTEQDKWQYVPEFFGVYSD, from the coding sequence ATGAATAAAATTATGTACCTTGAATTTGAACGTTGTATCGGGTGCCGTTCTTGTCAGGCAGCCTGTCGCGAATGTGGTGGCCATGATGCTAAAGAACGTAACTATGTAGAATATGTTGACTTCATGGAAAGCCGTCAAACTTACCCTATGCTTTGTATGCAGTGTAAAGATCCTGCTTGTGCCAGGGTATGCCCAGCAAATGCGATCCAAATTACTCCAGAAGGGGTAGTGCTCTCAGCGATGGAAGAAAAGTGTATCGGCTGTAGAAACTGTACTTTTGGTTGTCCATTTGGTATTCCGAAGTTCGATTTTGAAGAGAATAAGATGTATAAATGTGACATGTGTTATGACAGAACACAGCATGGCATTTCACCGATGTGCGCATCTGTATGTCCTAGTGACGCAATTCGTTTTATTGATTTTGATGAGATGCAAGCTTTGCGTCGTCGTAGAACGCAAATGAATTTGATTGAAGGTAAGAAGCCAACAGAACAAGACAAATGGCAGTATGTACCAGAGTTTTTCGGAGTTTACAGTGACTAA
- a CDS encoding peptide chain release factor 3, with product MKHSYEQEVQSRKTFAIISHPDAGKTTLTEKLLYFGGAIREAGTVKGRKNSKHALSDWMEIEKQRGISVTSSVMEFHYNDYHVNILDTPGHEDFSEDTYRTLTAADSATMLIDVAKGVEAQTIKLFKVCRMRGIPIFTFINKLDRQGKDPFELMEELEEVLGIRSYPMNWPIGMGQDFKAVFDRSKNRLELYNHQNPSKVEIIEINGYLDPTIDQVINDEPLVKQFREEMELLDVAGDQFDSELIDSGQLTPIFFGSAISNFGVQTFLNHFLEMAPSPTPRKSNEGIVDPLDSKFSGFVFKIQANMNPAHRDRIAFLRITSGIYKKGMTVNHVRLGKPLRLAQPTQFLAQSRSSVEEAYAGDIIGLFDPGTFRIGDTLVEDGSFEFDEMPHFSPEHFCAISVKDALKHKSYEKGIRQLTEEGAIQLFQTYQKVIEQQIVGVVGVLQFEVLEHRLKAEYKVDIRLDRLPFSYARWVSGEKKDLEAFVRTQRNLVKDRDDRLVVLFENDFQMRTAQDKYPNIKFFENSFIKES from the coding sequence ATGAAACATAGTTATGAACAAGAGGTTCAATCAAGAAAAACCTTTGCCATTATTTCTCACCCTGATGCAGGGAAAACAACACTAACAGAGAAATTACTTTATTTTGGTGGGGCAATTCGAGAAGCTGGGACAGTCAAAGGAAGAAAAAATTCGAAGCATGCATTAAGTGATTGGATGGAAATTGAGAAACAACGCGGAATTTCTGTAACAAGTTCGGTCATGGAATTTCACTATAACGATTACCATGTAAATATCTTAGATACACCTGGGCATGAAGATTTTAGTGAAGATACCTATCGCACACTTACAGCTGCGGATTCAGCAACGATGCTTATTGATGTTGCTAAAGGGGTAGAAGCTCAAACAATTAAGTTATTTAAGGTTTGTCGAATGCGAGGAATCCCGATATTTACGTTCATTAATAAGTTAGATCGCCAAGGAAAAGATCCTTTTGAGCTCATGGAAGAACTCGAAGAAGTATTAGGGATTAGATCTTACCCAATGAACTGGCCAATAGGGATGGGGCAGGACTTCAAGGCTGTATTTGATCGAAGTAAAAATCGTCTAGAATTATATAATCATCAAAATCCGAGTAAAGTAGAAATTATTGAAATTAATGGCTATCTTGATCCGACCATTGATCAGGTCATCAATGATGAACCCTTAGTAAAGCAATTTAGGGAAGAAATGGAGCTTCTTGATGTAGCGGGAGATCAATTTGATTCAGAGCTTATTGACAGTGGTCAATTGACACCTATCTTTTTCGGTAGTGCTATCTCTAATTTTGGTGTCCAAACTTTCTTAAATCATTTTCTAGAAATGGCACCTTCTCCTACACCAAGAAAAAGTAATGAAGGCATCGTTGACCCTTTAGACTCTAAATTCTCAGGTTTCGTATTCAAAATTCAAGCGAACATGAACCCAGCACATCGTGATCGAATTGCTTTTTTAAGAATTACTTCAGGAATTTATAAAAAAGGCATGACCGTCAATCATGTGAGACTTGGTAAACCACTACGGTTAGCTCAGCCAACACAGTTTTTAGCACAAAGTAGAAGTTCAGTTGAGGAAGCGTACGCCGGAGACATTATTGGTTTATTTGATCCAGGAACATTTCGCATCGGGGACACTCTCGTTGAAGATGGATCATTTGAATTTGATGAAATGCCTCATTTCTCACCCGAACACTTTTGTGCAATTTCTGTAAAAGATGCCTTAAAGCATAAATCCTATGAAAAAGGTATTAGACAGCTAACAGAAGAAGGAGCAATTCAATTATTCCAGACGTATCAAAAGGTTATTGAACAGCAAATTGTTGGGGTAGTTGGCGTTCTCCAATTTGAGGTCCTTGAACACCGTTTAAAGGCCGAATATAAAGTTGATATACGCCTTGATCGACTTCCTTTTTCCTATGCAAGATGGGTGTCTGGTGAGAAAAAGGATCTTGAAGCGTTTGTTCGGACCCAACGTAATTTAGTTAAAGATCGTGACGATCGACTCGTAGTACTTTTTGAAAATGATTTCCAAATGAGAACTGCACAAGATAAATATCCAAACATTAAATTCTTCGAGAACTCATTTATAAAAGAAAGCTAG
- a CDS encoding beta-ketoacyl-ACP synthase III, with amino-acid sequence MVNVGILGMGSYLADNIVTNFDLEKRMDTSDEWIRTRTGIEERRFAPEHHDTSHMSYLAAKEALEQANINPEELDLIIVATVTPDRPFPSVSAVIQEKLGAKNAAAMDVSAACAGFIYGIVTAKQFVQTGDYKHVLVVGAEKLSKLMNWEDRNTAVLFGDGAGAAVLGPVSKDRGILAFELGADGTGAEHITQEGQFLTMNGREVFKFAVRQMGESALNVIQKAGLTKEDVDFLVPHQANIRIMEASRQRLELPEEKMSKTVHKYGNTSSASIPMALVNELNNGKIKDGDIVVLVGFGAGLVWGSVAIRWGR; translated from the coding sequence ATGGTTAATGTAGGTATACTTGGTATGGGCTCCTATTTAGCAGATAATATTGTCACAAACTTTGATTTGGAAAAAAGAATGGATACATCCGATGAGTGGATAAGAACAAGAACAGGTATTGAGGAACGCAGATTTGCTCCAGAACATCACGATACTTCACATATGTCCTATCTAGCTGCAAAGGAAGCGTTAGAGCAAGCGAATATTAATCCAGAAGAACTAGATTTAATTATTGTAGCTACAGTCACGCCTGATCGACCTTTTCCGTCTGTATCGGCAGTTATACAAGAGAAACTTGGTGCCAAAAATGCAGCAGCTATGGATGTAAGTGCAGCATGTGCCGGCTTTATTTATGGAATTGTTACAGCTAAACAGTTTGTTCAAACAGGTGATTATAAGCATGTATTAGTTGTGGGAGCTGAAAAGCTATCAAAGCTTATGAACTGGGAGGATCGAAATACAGCAGTTCTGTTTGGAGATGGAGCAGGTGCAGCCGTATTGGGTCCTGTCTCAAAAGATAGAGGGATATTAGCTTTTGAGTTAGGTGCTGATGGTACAGGTGCTGAACATATAACTCAAGAAGGGCAATTCCTTACTATGAATGGAAGAGAAGTGTTTAAATTTGCCGTTCGTCAAATGGGTGAATCGGCATTAAATGTAATTCAAAAGGCTGGGTTAACAAAGGAAGATGTAGACTTTCTTGTCCCACATCAAGCAAATATTCGAATTATGGAAGCCTCAAGGCAAAGGCTTGAACTCCCTGAAGAAAAAATGTCAAAAACAGTTCATAAATATGGTAACACCTCTTCTGCATCAATTCCTATGGCACTTGTTAACGAACTGAACAATGGGAAAATTAAGGACGGAGATATTGTTGTATTAGTTGGGTTTGGTGCTGGACTAGTATGGGGTTCAGTCGCAATACGTTGGGGTAGGTAA
- a CDS encoding Crp/Fnr family transcriptional regulator: MEKKELEMKRFFNELSKENQDLLLSIGLEITAKSGTYLFYEGDFPENVFLIRDGKVRLSKMTADGKEFSVHLKQKDELVGEVGLFNDMSISVTAEVVEDAVLIKFERPALEEILGVMVRLRLLL, encoded by the coding sequence ATGGAAAAGAAAGAGCTGGAAATGAAGCGTTTCTTTAATGAGTTATCAAAAGAAAACCAAGACCTGCTATTATCAATTGGTTTAGAAATAACTGCCAAGAGCGGAACGTATTTGTTTTATGAAGGAGACTTTCCAGAAAATGTATTCTTAATTCGAGATGGTAAAGTACGCCTAAGTAAAATGACTGCTGATGGAAAAGAGTTCAGTGTTCATCTAAAGCAAAAAGATGAACTTGTAGGTGAAGTTGGTTTATTTAACGATATGTCTATAAGTGTAACAGCTGAGGTCGTTGAGGACGCAGTTTTAATTAAATTTGAAAGACCAGCACTTGAAGAAATTTTAGGCGTAATGGTGAGATTGCGGTTGCTTTTATGA